A single region of the Candidatus Protochlamydia amoebophila UWE25 genome encodes:
- a CDS encoding FliO/MopB family protein, translated as MKYYLLIPFFYLLIFSTLHPVQGQETAYGEQLGEIDFSPESQNHLPQKSISLEENLHDPLIDPELTETDHFQAKFMNMLFILGLLISFMLLASWMLKRMTKSKVTQMNQASSIKVLETRHLTPRSTIYLIEVKGQHLLIGESVAGVSHLATIGFLEEGDDTNYKRPAIPPYFSNPTKLS; from the coding sequence ATGAAATATTATCTTCTCATCCCTTTCTTTTATTTGCTTATTTTTTCAACTCTTCATCCTGTCCAGGGGCAAGAAACAGCATACGGGGAACAACTCGGTGAAATAGATTTTTCTCCAGAGTCGCAAAACCATTTACCACAAAAAAGTATTTCTCTTGAAGAAAACTTGCACGATCCTTTAATAGATCCAGAGTTGACGGAAACAGATCATTTTCAAGCAAAATTTATGAATATGTTATTCATCCTAGGACTATTAATTAGCTTTATGCTCTTGGCTTCTTGGATGCTCAAACGCATGACTAAATCAAAAGTCACTCAAATGAACCAAGCCAGCTCCATTAAGGTCCTAGAAACTAGGCACTTAACACCACGATCTACTATTTATTTGATTGAAGTGAAAGGACAGCATCTTTTAATTGGCGAATCTGTAGCCGGGGTTTCCCATCTCGCAACCATCGGATTTTTGGAAGAAGGGGACGACACTAATTACAAGCGCCCTGCAATTCCCCCTTATTTTTCCAATCCGACTAAGCTATCCTAA
- a CDS encoding L,D-transpeptidase, whose protein sequence is MTLPKLLAFLCIILFGAIGIAAIFKSSSTPVSTRPSNQIPLEIDLDQNIQVITPALAVAQQSRSPDFSLSTLELPEANRIEELFVKDSKLPIVETITYKSRVNWQKGRPAWLSDYAAHFETSRHFIARSLNGKPDYLKQDLAEGERFNVLCKDKNIQFYLIVDTSRCKMWFYYLADDEKKPVLIKTYPVGLGRLDSSSSSGLLTPLGKYSLGDRIATYKPKSMGIYQGKKTEMITVFGTRWIPFEQEIGHTTAPAKGFGIHGTPWEYQSGLAVDQIDSVGKYQSDGCIRLTTPDMEELFSIIVTKPTTIEIVRDFSEATLPGILD, encoded by the coding sequence ATGACATTACCCAAATTGCTTGCCTTTCTCTGTATTATTCTTTTTGGAGCGATTGGAATAGCTGCAATTTTTAAGAGTTCCTCTACTCCGGTATCTACAAGACCGTCAAATCAAATTCCTCTTGAAATTGATTTAGACCAAAATATACAAGTAATTACCCCTGCTTTGGCAGTTGCTCAGCAATCACGGTCTCCCGATTTTTCATTATCAACGCTCGAGCTTCCTGAAGCTAATCGAATTGAAGAATTGTTCGTTAAAGATTCAAAGTTACCCATTGTAGAAACAATTACGTATAAAAGTCGCGTCAATTGGCAAAAAGGTCGCCCTGCTTGGTTATCTGATTATGCCGCTCATTTTGAAACCTCAAGACATTTTATTGCTCGAAGTCTTAATGGTAAACCTGATTATTTAAAACAAGATTTGGCAGAAGGAGAGCGTTTTAACGTTCTTTGCAAAGATAAAAATATTCAATTTTACCTCATTGTTGATACCTCTCGTTGTAAAATGTGGTTTTATTATTTAGCTGATGATGAAAAAAAACCTGTTTTAATCAAAACGTATCCGGTGGGATTAGGAAGATTGGATTCTTCTAGTAGTTCGGGCTTATTAACACCTCTAGGAAAATATTCTTTAGGAGATCGCATTGCGACTTATAAACCGAAATCCATGGGCATTTATCAAGGAAAGAAAACGGAAATGATTACTGTTTTTGGAACTAGGTGGATTCCTTTCGAGCAAGAAATTGGTCATACAACTGCTCCTGCTAAAGGATTCGGTATTCATGGTACACCCTGGGAATATCAATCTGGATTAGCAGTGGATCAAATTGATAGTGTAGGGAAATATCAGAGTGACGGATGCATTCGTTTAACGACGCCTGATATGGAAGAGTTATTTTCAATTATTGTGACTAAGCCAACAACAATTGAAATTGTTAGAGATTTTTCTGAGGCGACCTTACCAGGAATACTGGATTAA
- a CDS encoding YbjN domain-containing protein — MTTPIEMSLKALLTSMQRNHYEADIQLETDQVYTILKIANKEYPLFLRIFDEGNLLQLLLFIPCQIAKPVISDMARLLHLLNKELDVPGFGMDEIAGVVFYRLMLPTPNKKIDEELLLAFLKTIEQVCKMFATPIEAVGFGQTTLDEILEKTREMENES; from the coding sequence ATGACAACTCCCATTGAAATGAGCCTAAAGGCTTTATTAACTTCGATGCAGAGAAATCATTACGAAGCTGATATTCAACTCGAAACCGACCAGGTTTATACAATCCTTAAGATTGCAAATAAAGAGTATCCTTTATTTTTGAGAATTTTTGATGAGGGAAACCTACTTCAATTACTTTTGTTTATTCCCTGCCAAATAGCAAAACCAGTTATTTCTGATATGGCTAGACTTCTGCATCTTCTCAATAAAGAGCTTGACGTTCCAGGTTTTGGAATGGACGAAATTGCAGGTGTTGTATTTTATAGACTCATGCTCCCAACACCAAACAAAAAAATCGACGAGGAACTCTTATTGGCTTTTCTTAAAACAATTGAGCAAGTTTGTAAAATGTTTGCGACACCTATCGAAGCTGTCGGTTTTGGCCAAACAACACTTGATGAAATATTGGAAAAAACACGTGAAATGGAGAATGAAAGCTAA
- a CDS encoding HAD-IIB family hydrolase, with the protein MFFRKIKGIFALDIDGTVTAETESIPSEVVQFFEDLYQTGWQFVFITGRPFQWGVRSLNVLSFPYALAVQNGALIVDMPSKKILARKYLSQNLLHEMEVVCTKHHTDFIIYTGLENKDLCYYRSDKFAPSALNYIWERKEHLKENWSIIKNFNDLPVKEFASLKFFAKEKEAVLISQDIEKKLGLHAPTIRDPFNEEYFVVQVTHSEANKGSALKTYSQLSHSLYSSIAAGNDFNDLSLLQEATVKVAMSDAPDALLAIAHIIAPPAHQQGIIEGLTKAIDYLAKIGKMNNG; encoded by the coding sequence ATGTTTTTTCGCAAAATAAAAGGAATATTTGCATTAGATATAGATGGAACTGTCACGGCAGAAACAGAAAGCATTCCTTCAGAAGTTGTTCAATTTTTTGAAGATCTTTATCAAACTGGCTGGCAATTCGTCTTTATTACGGGTAGACCTTTCCAGTGGGGAGTACGATCATTAAACGTGCTATCCTTTCCTTATGCTTTGGCGGTACAAAATGGGGCCCTTATTGTGGATATGCCTTCAAAAAAAATTCTTGCACGCAAATACTTGTCACAAAATTTGCTTCATGAAATGGAAGTTGTTTGTACAAAACATCACACAGATTTCATTATTTATACGGGATTAGAAAATAAAGATTTATGCTATTATCGATCAGACAAATTTGCTCCATCAGCTTTGAATTATATCTGGGAACGGAAAGAACATTTAAAAGAAAATTGGTCTATCATCAAAAATTTTAATGACTTACCTGTTAAAGAATTTGCCTCGCTCAAATTTTTCGCAAAAGAAAAAGAGGCCGTTTTAATCAGTCAAGATATAGAAAAAAAATTAGGTTTACATGCCCCTACTATTCGCGATCCTTTTAACGAAGAATATTTTGTTGTACAAGTCACCCATTCTGAAGCAAATAAAGGGAGCGCGCTGAAAACTTATTCTCAATTATCCCACTCGCTTTATTCCTCAATTGCAGCGGGAAATGACTTCAATGATTTATCATTACTTCAAGAAGCAACGGTTAAAGTTGCTATGTCAGATGCCCCTGACGCGTTGCTAGCAATCGCGCATATAATCGCACCTCCGGCGCATCAACAAGGAATTATTGAAGGATTAACGAAAGCGATCGATTATCTCGCAAAAATAGGTAAAATGAATAATGGTTAA
- a CDS encoding putative quorum-sensing-regulated virulence factor: MSLRAIYYDTETTGIKPEKDRVIEIAAYDPVQNRRFEKFVHPGFPIPPESTAIHHITDEMVANAGSFADVGAEFVEFCAGEVVLIAHNNDNFDLHFLRHEFERNQLILPTHWKFLDSLKWARRYRSDLPRHTLQFLREIYGITANNAHRALDDVIVLERVFRSMVDDLEIQDVFDLLNRPRAIQHMPFGKHQGQPLNKIPKNYISWLATTGAFDKPENQELKASFVKLGLLEMAESM; this comes from the coding sequence ATGTCTTTAAGAGCGATTTACTATGATACAGAAACGACAGGCATAAAACCCGAAAAAGATCGGGTGATTGAAATTGCTGCCTATGACCCTGTTCAAAATCGACGGTTTGAGAAATTCGTTCATCCTGGTTTTCCGATTCCTCCAGAATCCACCGCTATTCATCATATCACTGATGAAATGGTTGCAAACGCAGGTTCTTTTGCAGATGTCGGGGCAGAATTTGTCGAATTTTGTGCCGGTGAAGTTGTTTTAATCGCGCATAATAATGACAATTTTGACCTTCATTTTCTACGGCACGAATTTGAGAGGAATCAACTTATTCTTCCAACTCATTGGAAGTTTCTTGATTCTTTAAAATGGGCACGACGGTACCGATCAGATCTCCCTCGGCATACATTACAGTTTTTAAGAGAAATTTATGGAATAACTGCTAACAATGCGCACAGGGCATTAGATGACGTGATTGTTTTAGAAAGAGTTTTTCGCTCAATGGTTGATGATTTAGAAATTCAAGATGTATTTGATTTATTAAATCGCCCAAGAGCTATCCAACATATGCCTTTTGGCAAACACCAAGGGCAGCCCTTAAATAAAATTCCAAAAAATTATATCTCATGGCTAGCAACGACAGGGGCTTTTGATAAACCTGAAAATCAAGAACTGAAAGCAAGTTTTGTAAAGCTTGGCTTACTAGAAATGGCAGAATCCATGTGA
- a CDS encoding ABC transporter ATP-binding protein: MRLLMKTALMGKQHRFLIILTILSMIFLTIASQLEVIALGVITRKGPDFFELFAPVKDGKLQRQTEVSWKQMQDRWVEIEGPEQDTITLQDTIHFLNQHTGTNQNLVEKVIKSLDYFIPVSSSLKALAFFIIIVALFKAISLFSQRFTARLVAIQVSRDLRQAYFEHIQSLPMTFYQKHHIGSLSSRVVGDASLVAEALNACLVNYLQTPFTVFTTLTLCFYTSWQLSLIIFFGFPLIVFPIIFLAKKVKKISKQIQKNQEIFSSVLIDFLAGIQTVKVFAMEEFSLKKYREQNGKMAALEQKSARYDLSSRPIVHTIGMFFLATALLYGLYILQLNVSDVLVYCGLLYVFYEPIKKFAEENTHIQKGIAAAERMQEVLHVQPQIKNQDGALELNHVEETIEFDQVWFRYDSKWVLRGVSFTIQKGQTVALVGPTGSGKSTIAQLLPRLYDIEKGEIRIDGHSLTAYTQKSLREQMAFVPQKPFLFLDTVAENISFGRPFSPLDIQEAAKLAHADEFIQQLSEGYQTELSEAGKNLSGGQQQRLAIARALVKKAPILIMDEATSALDALSEAHIKSALNQQRGKITQIIIAHRLSTIEDADKIIYLENGEKIAEGTKDELLHCCPSFRKMWDVMYTQRSEKSVQTH; encoded by the coding sequence ATGCGTTTGTTAATGAAAACAGCATTAATGGGAAAGCAACACCGTTTTCTGATTATCCTAACAATTTTATCAATGATCTTTTTAACGATTGCCTCTCAGTTAGAAGTTATCGCGCTTGGGGTCATTACAAGAAAAGGACCAGATTTTTTTGAACTATTTGCCCCTGTGAAAGATGGAAAATTACAACGTCAGACAGAGGTAAGCTGGAAACAAATGCAAGATAGATGGGTAGAAATCGAAGGACCTGAACAAGATACTATAACTCTGCAAGATACAATCCATTTTCTCAATCAACATACAGGAACAAATCAAAATCTCGTTGAAAAAGTCATAAAAAGTTTAGATTATTTTATTCCTGTGTCTTCTAGTTTGAAAGCTTTAGCTTTTTTTATCATTATAGTTGCCTTGTTTAAAGCCATCTCTCTTTTTAGTCAACGTTTTACCGCAAGACTTGTTGCAATTCAAGTCAGTCGAGATTTACGTCAAGCTTATTTTGAACATATTCAATCTCTTCCTATGACATTTTATCAAAAACATCATATTGGAAGTTTATCTTCGCGCGTCGTAGGCGATGCCTCTTTAGTTGCCGAAGCTTTGAATGCATGTTTAGTGAATTATTTACAAACTCCCTTTACAGTATTTACAACACTGACTTTGTGTTTTTACACTTCTTGGCAATTATCGCTCATTATTTTTTTTGGTTTTCCTCTCATTGTATTTCCGATTATTTTTTTAGCTAAAAAAGTAAAGAAAATTTCTAAACAAATTCAAAAGAATCAAGAAATATTCAGTTCTGTTTTGATTGATTTTTTAGCAGGAATCCAAACTGTCAAAGTCTTTGCTATGGAAGAGTTCTCATTGAAAAAATACCGTGAACAAAATGGAAAAATGGCCGCTCTCGAGCAAAAAAGTGCTCGTTATGATCTTTCTTCTAGACCTATTGTTCACACAATTGGAATGTTTTTTTTAGCGACGGCACTTCTTTATGGATTGTATATTTTACAATTAAATGTTTCTGACGTTCTTGTTTATTGTGGTTTACTTTACGTTTTTTATGAACCTATCAAAAAATTTGCAGAAGAAAATACTCACATTCAAAAAGGAATTGCTGCCGCAGAAAGAATGCAAGAGGTTTTACATGTACAACCGCAGATTAAGAATCAGGATGGAGCGTTAGAGCTTAATCATGTGGAAGAAACCATAGAGTTTGACCAAGTTTGGTTTCGGTATGATTCAAAATGGGTTCTAAGAGGAGTAAGCTTTACTATTCAAAAAGGGCAGACTGTTGCATTAGTAGGCCCGACAGGTTCTGGAAAATCGACTATTGCGCAGCTTTTACCTCGTCTATATGATATTGAGAAAGGAGAAATACGAATTGATGGTCACTCCTTAACTGCCTATACGCAGAAGTCACTTCGAGAACAAATGGCCTTTGTCCCTCAAAAACCTTTTTTATTTTTAGATACTGTTGCTGAAAATATTTCTTTTGGTAGGCCTTTTAGTCCACTAGATATTCAAGAAGCTGCGAAGCTTGCACATGCCGATGAATTTATTCAACAATTGTCAGAAGGTTATCAAACAGAACTTTCGGAGGCGGGAAAGAATTTATCGGGAGGGCAGCAGCAACGATTAGCTATTGCCAGAGCTCTTGTCAAAAAAGCCCCTATTTTGATTATGGATGAAGCAACTTCTGCTTTAGATGCATTAAGTGAAGCACATATCAAATCTGCTTTAAACCAACAACGTGGCAAAATAACACAAATTATTATTGCACATCGATTATCGACAATTGAAGACGCAGATAAAATCATCTATTTAGAAAATGGAGAAAAGATTGCAGAGGGAACAAAAGATGAATTGCTGCATTGTTGCCCCTCTTTCAGAAAAATGTGGGACGTGATGTATACGCAAAGGAGTGAAAAGTCAGTACAGACGCATTAA
- a CDS encoding SDR family oxidoreductase, translated as MRIGILGCGYVGQAAAVFWKNQSHFLTVTTRQIEKINFLQTFAHQVHQLTDDNILPFLANQDILLVSVAAASSRDYQNTYLETARRIIELLPQTPSLKQIIYTGSTSVYGDFQGNWVDETTLLNPLNEQSYCLSQTEQFFLKAPSSVNVTIFRLGEIYGPGRWITDRVIRMHQYSFPGTGNQLTNVIHLTDIVRALDFALQNKLHGIFNLCNDFHIPRKLFYEQLLQSAHLPSIQWDANKPSLHGGNKKVSSSKLKKLGFSFLENGPAR; from the coding sequence GTGAGAATCGGAATTTTAGGATGTGGATATGTTGGTCAAGCTGCCGCAGTTTTCTGGAAAAATCAATCTCATTTTTTAACTGTTACCACACGGCAGATAGAAAAAATCAACTTTCTTCAAACTTTTGCTCATCAAGTCCATCAATTAACAGATGATAACATTCTTCCTTTTCTAGCTAATCAAGACATTTTATTAGTTTCTGTTGCCGCTGCCTCTTCAAGAGATTATCAGAATACTTACTTAGAAACAGCACGGCGCATTATTGAGTTATTACCCCAAACTCCTTCTCTAAAGCAAATAATTTATACTGGAAGTACTTCTGTTTATGGAGATTTTCAAGGAAACTGGGTTGATGAAACCACGTTACTTAATCCTCTTAATGAACAAAGTTATTGCTTGAGCCAAACAGAACAATTTTTTTTGAAGGCTCCTAGCTCTGTTAATGTCACAATATTTAGACTTGGCGAAATCTACGGACCTGGTCGGTGGATTACTGATCGCGTTATTAGAATGCACCAATATTCATTTCCAGGGACGGGAAATCAATTGACTAATGTAATTCATCTCACAGATATTGTCCGAGCATTAGATTTTGCTTTGCAAAATAAATTGCACGGAATTTTTAATCTCTGTAACGATTTTCATATTCCCCGAAAGCTTTTTTATGAGCAATTACTGCAATCAGCCCATCTTCCTTCCATTCAATGGGATGCTAATAAACCAAGTTTACATGGAGGAAACAAAAAAGTTTCTTCCTCAAAATTAAAGAAACTTGGCTTTTCTTTTCTCGAGAATGGCCCAGCTAGATAG
- a CDS encoding dihydroneopterin aldolase, which yields MVNRPFVTVGGLIFAPDGDIFLVRSKKWKDLYSLPGGKVEWGETCLEAFKREVFEETGLKICKIKFEMVQESIFSEEFWDKGHFVMNDFVAELDPSSSKDKVLLNDEAYEYLWIKPEQALKLPLHKACRLLIERYLTQQKPFNRWGFIGFKNHKVFCKIGIYPQEKAQEQTLYFDVKAKINFNKCSTSDCIKDTLDYTKLAHVCTMIAKRDSYQLLETLSCAILDYLFSQFDVQWVHLRIKKPGAISSANFALVEIEQERSC from the coding sequence ATGGTTAATAGGCCCTTTGTTACTGTTGGAGGATTGATTTTTGCTCCAGATGGAGATATTTTTTTAGTGCGGTCCAAAAAATGGAAAGACCTGTATTCATTACCGGGGGGAAAAGTAGAGTGGGGAGAAACTTGTCTTGAGGCTTTCAAAAGGGAAGTATTTGAAGAAACAGGTTTAAAAATCTGTAAAATTAAATTCGAAATGGTGCAAGAGAGCATTTTTTCAGAAGAATTTTGGGATAAAGGACATTTTGTCATGAATGATTTTGTGGCAGAACTTGATCCTAGCTCTTCTAAAGATAAAGTTCTTTTAAATGATGAGGCTTATGAATATTTATGGATAAAACCTGAACAAGCACTTAAATTGCCCCTTCACAAAGCATGTCGACTTCTCATTGAAAGATATTTGACACAACAAAAGCCCTTCAATCGCTGGGGATTCATTGGATTTAAAAATCATAAGGTTTTTTGTAAAATCGGGATTTATCCTCAGGAGAAAGCACAAGAACAAACCCTTTATTTCGATGTAAAAGCAAAAATAAATTTTAATAAATGTTCTACAAGTGATTGTATAAAAGATACTTTAGATTATACGAAACTTGCACATGTTTGTACTATGATAGCAAAAAGAGACTCTTATCAATTATTAGAAACTCTTTCTTGCGCTATTTTAGATTACTTGTTTAGTCAGTTTGATGTTCAATGGGTCCACTTGCGTATTAAAAAACCCGGCGCAATTTCTAGTGCAAATTTCGCTTTAGTTGAAATTGAGCAAGAGAGGAGTTGTTGA
- a CDS encoding acetyl-CoA carboxylase carboxyltransferase subunit alpha, with translation MDILPHEKQIHEYIKTIEHLKKQSQDNPIFDVEIQKLEQKLDSLKQHVYSELTPWQRIMICRHPSRPHAVDFIRHLSESFVELAGDRSYREDHAIVGGLAKIGGIKCVVIGQEKGFDTESRVYRNFGMLNPEGFRKALRLMQMAEKFQLPIISLLDTPGAYPGLEAEERGQGWAIARNLREMMRINTPIIITIIGEGCSGGALGMGIGDVIGMLEHAYYSVISPEGCASILWKDASKNVEAASALKLNAEDLLNLKIIDSIIKEPLGGAHHDPHITYQNVKQFLVEQLHILRRIPSQILLEQRYLKFRQMGEFLEG, from the coding sequence TTGGATATTTTACCCCATGAAAAGCAAATTCATGAGTATATCAAAACGATTGAGCACCTCAAAAAACAAAGTCAAGACAATCCAATTTTTGATGTTGAAATTCAAAAATTAGAGCAGAAATTAGATAGTCTCAAACAACATGTCTATTCCGAATTGACCCCTTGGCAAAGAATTATGATTTGTCGCCATCCCTCTCGACCGCACGCTGTCGATTTTATTCGCCATCTTTCAGAAAGTTTTGTAGAACTGGCTGGTGATCGCAGTTACAGAGAAGATCATGCGATTGTCGGAGGTTTGGCCAAAATTGGAGGAATCAAATGCGTTGTTATTGGACAAGAAAAAGGTTTTGATACAGAGAGTCGAGTTTATCGAAACTTTGGAATGTTAAATCCTGAGGGCTTTCGTAAAGCTTTACGTTTAATGCAAATGGCTGAGAAATTTCAATTACCTATTATTTCCCTTTTAGATACACCAGGGGCATATCCAGGCCTTGAAGCAGAAGAACGTGGCCAAGGATGGGCGATTGCTCGAAATCTTCGTGAAATGATGCGTATTAATACTCCAATCATTATTACAATTATCGGGGAAGGATGTTCGGGAGGAGCACTTGGAATGGGAATAGGAGACGTCATTGGAATGTTAGAACATGCCTATTATTCCGTTATTTCTCCAGAAGGATGTGCGTCAATCCTTTGGAAGGATGCCTCTAAAAACGTCGAAGCCGCCTCTGCCCTTAAATTGAATGCTGAAGATCTTTTGAATCTTAAAATCATTGATAGTATTATTAAAGAACCCCTTGGTGGAGCTCATCATGATCCTCACATAACTTACCAAAATGTCAAACAATTTTTAGTTGAACAGTTACATATCCTTAGACGAATTCCTTCTCAAATTTTACTTGAACAACGTTATTTGAAATTTCGTCAAATGGGAGAATTTTTAGAGGGTTAA
- a CDS encoding SDR family NAD(P)-dependent oxidoreductase, with the protein MAWTLVTGGAKRLGSHLCYALAEQGYSVVVHYNKSEQEAKDVVKKCQEIGVEAAAIQGDFSSNEAILDFTKRYLLEFKETTNLINNVGNYFVRSGLQTPLSDWMALFQINLHAPFILIQKLIPSLLESKGQIINLGVSGLYENPAGIYSTAYRMTKSCLWMLTKSLSVELASKGVRVNMVSPGQTNLSVDLQHQKHKLPMNRPCECREISRVITFLLHPDSVYITGQNIEIAGGS; encoded by the coding sequence ATGGCTTGGACATTAGTGACTGGAGGGGCGAAAAGGCTTGGGTCTCACCTGTGTTATGCGCTTGCTGAACAAGGATATTCTGTCGTTGTTCATTATAATAAAAGTGAGCAAGAAGCTAAAGATGTTGTTAAGAAATGTCAAGAAATAGGGGTGGAAGCCGCTGCAATTCAAGGGGATTTTTCGAGCAACGAAGCTATCCTGGACTTTACTAAACGGTACTTACTCGAGTTTAAAGAAACAACAAATTTAATTAATAATGTAGGAAATTATTTTGTTCGATCTGGATTGCAAACGCCTTTATCAGATTGGATGGCCCTTTTTCAAATAAACTTACACGCTCCATTTATTCTTATCCAAAAATTGATCCCATCTTTGTTAGAATCTAAAGGTCAAATTATTAATTTAGGGGTAAGCGGTTTGTACGAAAACCCTGCTGGAATTTATTCAACAGCCTATCGTATGACTAAATCGTGTTTGTGGATGTTAACAAAATCTTTGTCGGTTGAATTGGCTTCTAAAGGAGTGAGAGTTAATATGGTTTCCCCGGGTCAAACGAATCTTTCCGTAGACTTGCAACATCAAAAGCATAAATTACCAATGAATAGGCCTTGTGAGTGTAGAGAAATTAGTCGAGTCATCACTTTCCTTCTTCATCCCGATAGCGTTTATATCACAGGTCAAAATATTGAAATAGCCGGAGGAAGTTAA